The following coding sequences lie in one Sesamum indicum cultivar Zhongzhi No. 13 linkage group LG9, S_indicum_v1.0, whole genome shotgun sequence genomic window:
- the LOC105170169 gene encoding 40S ribosomal protein S11-like, protein MAEQTEKAFLKQPKVFLCSKKSGKGKTPGKGGNRYWKSIGLGFKTPREAIEGTYIDKKCPFTGSVSVRGRILAGTCHSAKMMRTIIVRRNYLHWVKKYQRYEKRHSNIPAHISPCFRVKEGDHVIIGQCRPLSKTVRFNVLKVIPAGSSGRGKKAFTGM, encoded by the exons ATGGCGGAACAG ACTGAGAAAGCGTTTTTGAAGCAGCCCAAGGTGTTCCTTTG CTCGAAGAAGTCGGGGAAAGGTAAGACACCGGGAAAGGGGGGCAACCGCTACTGGAAGAGCATCGGATTAGGGTTCAAAACTCCTCGCGAGGCTATTGAAG GCACTTATATTGACAAGAAATGCCCTTTCACTGGCAGTGTATCGGTCAGGGGCCGTATCTTAGCTGGGACCTGCCACAGTGCTAAGATGATGAGAACTATCATTGTTCGACGGAACTACCTGCATTGGGTGAAGAAGTACCAAAG ATATGAAAAGAGGCACTCGAATATTCCAGCGCACATATCCCCCTGCTTCCGTGTAAAAGAGGGTGACCATGTCATCATCGGCCAATGCAG GCCCTTGTCCAAAACTGTGAGGTTCAATGTTCTTAAGGTGATCCCAGCTGGTTCATCTGGTCGCGGAAAGAAGGCCTTTACAGGGATGTGA
- the LOC105170171 gene encoding protein YLS3 — MDYSNSKKGSQAQGLRLLPLQCTLVLLLSSIATCDVDKDKLKCGDELVGLATCLPYVSGESKTPPIDCCAGLKQVLHKSPECICLLVKDRNDPSLGLKINATLALTLPSQCHAPANVSHCPALLHLPPNSPDAKVFEDFANQGNATTTSAPAAASGDSSTRSAGERSDGGKKLGMEMVSVSAGVLLMSIVFDLYGC, encoded by the exons ATGGACTACTCCAACTCCAAGAAAGGCAGTCAGGCGCAGGGGCTACGGCTGCTGCCTCTCCAATGCACTTTGGTATTGTTGTTGAGCAGTATTGCAACATGTGATGTAGACAAGGACAAGTTAAAGTGTGGGGATGAGCTTGTGGGGCTGGCGACATGCCTTCCCTATGTAAGCGGTGAATCCAAGACACCCCCAATTGACTGCTGCGCTGGTCTGAAGCAAGTGTTGCACAAGAGCCCTGAATGCATCTGCTTGTTGGTGAAAGATAGAAATGACCCCAGCCTTGGCCTCAAGATCAATGCCACACTTGCGCTCACCCTCCCTTCTCAGTGCCATGCGCCTGCTAATGTCTCCCACTGTCCAG CTCTGCTGCACTTGCCACCAAATTCACCAGACGCCAAGGTGTTTGAGGATTTTGCAAATCAAGGCAATGCTACCACTACTAGTGCACCTGCTGCTGCTTCTG GGGATTCATCCACGAGGAGTGCTGGTGAGAGGAGTGATGGAGGAAAGAAATTAGGCATGGAAATGGTTTCAGTGTCAGCAGGGGTGTTGCTCATGAGTAtagtgtttgatttgtatggGTGTTGA
- the LOC105170170 gene encoding uncharacterized protein LOC105170170 isoform X2, which translates to MAMPPSNPKIHCFFLLFPLLSLCSYALFLSPTTPPPPKPTVYDLLPKYGLPRGLLPDSVLDYTLSEDGDFEVTLENPCYIDFDYLVYYDKKITGKLSIGSITELKGIQVQRFYFLWFDVDEIRVDLPPSDSIYFTVGIINKKLDVDQFLTVRSCKDKAVTLRELPTSMEDIPILVTE; encoded by the exons ATGGCCATGCCGCCTTCCAACCCCAAGATTCACtgttttttccttctctttcctCTCTTAAGCCTCTGCTCCTACGCCCTCTTCTTATCCCCCACCACCCCACCACCTCCCAAGCCTACCGTCTACGACCTCCTCCCCAAGTACGGTCTCCCTCGTGGCCTTTTGCCCGACTCTGTACTCGATTACACCCTCTCCGAGGATGGAGACTTTGAGGTTACCCTGGAGAACCCGTGTTACATAGACTTCGACTACTTGGTTTACTATGACAAAAAGATTACTGGCAAGTTGAGTATTGGGTCTATTACCGAGTTGAAAGGGATTCAGGTGCAGAGATTCTACTTCTTGTGGTTCGATGTTGATGAGATCAGAGTTGACTTGCCCCCCTCTGATAGTATTTACTTCACTGTGGGGATTATTAACAAGAAACTTGATGTGGATCAGTTCTTGACTGTTCGTTCTTGCAAGGATAAGGCCGTCACCCTCAGAGAG CTTCCAACATCAATGGAAGATATCCCGATTCTTGTGACCGAGTAG
- the LOC105170170 gene encoding uncharacterized protein LOC105170170 isoform X1: MAMPPSNPKIHCFFLLFPLLSLCSYALFLSPTTPPPPKPTVYDLLPKYGLPRGLLPDSVLDYTLSEDGDFEVTLENPCYIDFDYLVYYDKKITGKLSIGSITELKGIQVQRFYFLWFDVDEIRVDLPPSDSIYFTVGIINKKLDVDQFLTVRSCKDKAVTLREVVELPTSMEDIPILVTE, from the exons ATGGCCATGCCGCCTTCCAACCCCAAGATTCACtgttttttccttctctttcctCTCTTAAGCCTCTGCTCCTACGCCCTCTTCTTATCCCCCACCACCCCACCACCTCCCAAGCCTACCGTCTACGACCTCCTCCCCAAGTACGGTCTCCCTCGTGGCCTTTTGCCCGACTCTGTACTCGATTACACCCTCTCCGAGGATGGAGACTTTGAGGTTACCCTGGAGAACCCGTGTTACATAGACTTCGACTACTTGGTTTACTATGACAAAAAGATTACTGGCAAGTTGAGTATTGGGTCTATTACCGAGTTGAAAGGGATTCAGGTGCAGAGATTCTACTTCTTGTGGTTCGATGTTGATGAGATCAGAGTTGACTTGCCCCCCTCTGATAGTATTTACTTCACTGTGGGGATTATTAACAAGAAACTTGATGTGGATCAGTTCTTGACTGTTCGTTCTTGCAAGGATAAGGCCGTCACCCTCAGAGAGGTCGTTGAG CTTCCAACATCAATGGAAGATATCCCGATTCTTGTGACCGAGTAG
- the LOC105170172 gene encoding F-box/kelch-repeat protein At1g55270, translating into MEQTIERSPNGQRGFRVQAPLVDSVSCYCKVDSGLKTVVGASKFVPGSKLCIQPNINPRAHKAKNSRRERTRVQPPLLPGLPDDLAIACLIRVPRIEHNKLRLVCKRWFKLLAGNFFYSLRKSLGMAEEWVYVIKRDRDGRISWHAFDPTYQLWQPLPPVPVEYSAALGFGCAVLSGCHLYLFGGKDPLKGSMRRVIFYSARTNKWHRAPDMLRRRHFFGSCVINNCLYVAGGECEGIQRTLRSAEVYDPNRNRWSFISDMSTAMVPFIGVVYDGKWFLKGLGTHREVLSEAYTPETNTWSPMNDGMVAGWRNPSISMNGKLYALDCRDGCKLRVYDEGTDSWSRFIDSKLHLGNSRALEAAALVPLNGKLCIIRNNMSISMVDVSNPDKRVESNPQIWENIASKGHLRNLFTNLWSSIAGRSGLKSHIVHCQVLQA; encoded by the exons ATGGAGCAAACAATTGAGAGGTCTCCTAATGGACAGAGGGGTTTCAGGGTTCAAGCTCCACTG GTTGATTCTGTATCGTGTTATTGCAAGGTTGATTCAGGGTTGAAAACAGTTGTTGGGGCAAGTAAATTTGTCCCGGGATCTAAACTTTGTATCCAACCCAATATTAATCCTCGGGCACACAAGGCAAAGAACTCCCGCCGGGAAAGGACAAGGGTGCAGCCACCACTTCTTCCAGGACTCCCTGATGATCTTGCAATTGCTTGTCTGATCCGAGTCCCTCGAATAGAACACAATAAACTTCGTCTAGTTTGCAAGAGGTGGTTCAAGCTCCTGGCTGGAAACTTTTTCTATTCTCTCAGGAAGAGTCTTGGTATGGCAGAAGAATGGGTATATGTCATCAAGAGAGACCGTGACGGCCGAATTTCATGGCATGCTTTTGATCCGACCTACCAACTGTGGCAGCCGCTTCCACCTGTTCCAGTAGAGTACAGCGCAGCCCTTGGGTTTGGCTGTGCTGTCCTTAGTGGTTGTCACCTATACTTATTTGGCGGCAAAGATCCACTAAAGGGATCTATGAGACGGGTGATTTTTTACAGTGCTCGGACAAATAAATGGCACAGGGCACCGGACATGCTTCGCAGAAGGCACTTCTTTGGTTCGTGTGTCATTAACAACTGTCTTTACGTTGCCGGAGGAGAATGTGAAGGGATCCAGAGAACTCTGCGGTCGGCTGAAGTTTATGATCCCAACAGAAACAGATGGAGCTTTATCTCTGATATGAGCACAGCTATGGTGCCATTTATTGGGGTTGTATATGATGGCAAGTGGTTCCTAAAGGGGCTTGGAACCCACAGGGAGGTCTTGAGTGAAGCCTATACACCGGAAACCAATACATGGAGTCCAATGAATGACGGGATGGTTGCTGGTTGGCGCAACCCAAGTATCTCTATGAATGGCAAGCTTTATGCTTTAGACTGTCGTGATGGTTGTAAGCTAAGAGTATATGATGAAGGCACAGATTCTTGGAGCAGATTCATTGATAGCAAGCTGCATCTTGGCAATTCTCGTGCTCTTGAGGCTGCTGCTCTTGTACCTCTTAATGGGAAGCTTTGTATAATTCGTAACAATATGAGCATCAGCATGGTTGATGTTTCGAATCCTGATAAACGAGTGGAGAGCAATCCGCAAATCTGGGAGAATATTGCCAGTAAAGGTCATTTGAGGAATCTATTCACAAATTTATGGTCAAGTATTGCTGGAAGAAGTGGATTAAAGAGTCACATCGTGCACTGTCAGGTGCTTCAAGCATGA